CGGTGAAGATGGCCAGCGCGAGCGCGCTGTCGCAGCGGCAGGTGGCGGGCGTGCCCGCGATGCGGGGCAGCGCGCGGCGCAGGAGCGCGGCGCCGTGGGCGGTGACAGCGTCCAGCCGCTGGGTGAACTGCGGCAGGAGCGCCTCGGGCTCCTGGCCCACGGGCTGCGAGCGCCAGGAGTCATGGTCGGTGGGCAGCGCGATGAGGGCGTAGTGCAGCTCCGCCTCGCGGGCGAGCCGCGCCTCCGGCATGGCGGTGAGCCCCACCAGGTCCCCGCCCCACGTGCGGTACAGCTGGCTCTCCGCCTGGGTGCTCAGGGAAGGGCCCTCGATGCAGACGTAGGTGGCGGAGGCGTGGACCACGGTGTCGCTCGTCGTTTCGAGCTTGGGGGCCGCGTCGGTGAGCGTCTGTCGCAGGGTGGCGCAGAAGGGCTGGGCCAGCTCCACGTGCACGGCGACGTCGTCGTAGAAGGTGCAGGGACGGCGGTAGGTCCGGTCGATGACCTGATCCGGCAGGGCCAGGTGCAGCGGCTGGATGGCGTCACGCAGGCTGCCCACGGTGCCGGTGGCGACCACGTGGGTGACGCCGAGCGACTTCAGGGCGAAGAGGTTGGCGCGGTAGGGGGCGCGGGTGGCGTTGTGGACGTGCCCCTGGCCGTGGCGGAAGACGAAGATGATGGGGACGCCGTCCAATTCCGTGGCGATGAGTGGGGCGCTGTGGGGCCCGAAGGGCGTCTCCACGGAGAGGTGTTCGCCGCGCCCCTGGAGTCCCAGGGCCTGGTAGAGGGCCTGGCCCCCGATGATGCCCACCTTGACCGCCGCCATGCGTCTCCTCTCGCCCGGTCGCCGGGCGTGGGCCTGACGATATCGCGGGGGGCTCGCCCAGGAAGCGCGGAAGACTGGTAGCTTTCACATTTGCCATGCGTCTTCTTCCGCGCCTCGTCGTCCTCAGCGTCCTGTTTGGAACCCCTGCCCTGGCCGGTCCCGTCCCGCCCGGCTGCGAGGAGGACGCCACCACGTGCAAGGAGGACTGCACCATCGAGTACGGCGGCAACGGCGCCGCCCTCAAGAAGCTGACGCGCTGTTTCGACGGCTGCCTGGAGACGCGCAACCAGTGCACCCGCCGGTTCAACGCGGTGAACAACCGGGCGCCGGACGCACCGGAGGCCGCGCCCGAGCGCCGGACGAGCAAGACGGAAGCGGCCAAGCTGCGCGAAATCAAGGAGAAGGACCGCCGCCGCGAGGACGACCCCTTCGGCGACGAGGAGAACAAGCAGCCGCGCGCGAGGCCGGTGCGCGACTCCTACGATGATCCGCCGGAGCCGCCCCCGGAGCGCACGGGCTACCGCGCGTCGGACGAGAAGCCCGCGAGGAACAACGGCCGGCAGCAGGCGGCCGTCCCGGTGAAGGCCCGGGAGCCGGAGCGCACGCCGCCCCCGCCCTCCCCCGCCGTGGCGCCCGAGCCGGAGCCCCGTCGCGCGGAGACGCCGGACATCGATGCGTTCGCGGAGCCGCCCGCGCGCAAGCCCGAGCCGAAGCCGGTGGTGGCCGAGCCCGCGCGGCCGAGCCGCTCGGACGACGAGGACCTGCCGCCCCCGCCGCCGGTGGCGAAGAAGGAGCCGCCGCCCCGCATCATCGAATCGCCGCGTCCCACCATTCCCGCGGAGCCCCCCCGGAAGGACATCTCCGAGTGGGACCCCAACGGAGACTGACGCGGGCTCCCATCTGGCCCACAGCGCCAAGCCCTCCGCGAGGCTGCATGCCTTCGGAGGGCTTTGCTGTTCAGCCCGCGCGCTCGCGCTCCACGTCCAGGACGCGCTGCCAGAGCGCGAAGGGCGACACTCCGACGTAGCCGCTCTCCTGGCCGTCATTGCACTCGATGACGATCCACCGGCCGGACACCTCCTGGGCCACGTCGACGACGAGGAACGGGAGCGCGACCCGGCGCGCCGCCTCGCCCGCGAGCGCCAGCGCGTCCCGCTCTTCCTGGGGCGTCAGCGCGTACGGCGTCCCCTGCCACCAGTAGGGCCCGAAGCCCACCAACTGCTGCCGCCACCAGAAGGTGCGGAACTCGAACGAGCGAGGCAGCGCGTCCGCGCCCTGCGTGTCGTCCACGCGCCGCAGGGGCCGCAGCTCGCGGCACACCACCTGCTGCCAGTGCAGGATGTCGTCCTGGGCGTAGGCCTCCATCGCCTGACGGAAGGCCTCCGGTCCCTCGATGATGGAGAGGGACTTGCGATGGCGGCTGGTCTGCCGCGCGCCCTTGAGGAACACCGGCCAGCCCAGCTGCGCCTCCACCGTGCGCGCATCCGGAGGCGTGTCGAACCAGCGGCTCCGGGGCGTCAGGTCCTCCAGCAGCGGATACCAGTGCGGCAGCTCCGTCGCGAGCAGGTGCTGCTCCGGTGAATGCACCAACCGCACGCCCTGCGCCTCCAGCTCGCGGTAGCGCTCCGCATAGTCGGGCCACGCGCCCGCGCGCGCGACGACTTCGATGGGCTCATCGGGCAGCACGTACGGCCGGCGGCACGCGAAGAACCGGTCGAAGGCGAAGTCATAGACGCCCTTCCCCGTCGCCGCGGTGAGCAGCCACAGGCGGTCCTCGACCTTCAGCAAGTCCTCTCCGGGACGCAGCATGGACGGCAGCGTGCGTCCGCGGGCCTTCACGGGTCAACGCCCTCAGCCCGCGCGCACCACCACCGGCGCGGTCTTCACCGGCGCGCTCTGCGTCAGCCGCACGCCCACGAGCACCAGCACGCCCCCCAGCGCCAGCTCCCAGTGCAGCGCTTCGTCCAGGAAGAGCCACGCGACGAGCGCCGTCACCGCCGGTTGCAGGTTGGAGAAGATGGCCACGCGCGACGCGGTCACCTTCGACAGCGCGTAGGACCAGAGCAGGTACGCCACCACCGACGTCATCAGCCCCACGTACACGATGGAGGCCTTCGCCGCGGCGCTGGAGGCCCACACCGCCTCGGGCTCCAGCACGAACGGGGCGAGCGGCAGCTGCAACAGCGTGGCGACCGTCATCGTCCACGCCGTCGCGCGCAGCGGTCCATGCTCGGTGGCCAGGGGCTTGCCTTCCGTCGTGTAGACCACCCACGCCACCACCGCCGCGAGGATGAGCAGGTCGCCCCCAAGCGTGCCCCGCGCGCTCGCGAGCCCCCGGCCCAAGAGCAGCACCACCACGCCCACCAGCGCCGTGAGGATGCCCGCCGTCGTCCGCGTGGACATCCGCTCCCGGCCCAGCACCAGGCTGG
The sequence above is drawn from the Corallococcus sp. NCRR genome and encodes:
- a CDS encoding MTAP family purine nucleoside phosphorylase, producing MAAVKVGIIGGQALYQALGLQGRGEHLSVETPFGPHSAPLIATELDGVPIIFVFRHGQGHVHNATRAPYRANLFALKSLGVTHVVATGTVGSLRDAIQPLHLALPDQVIDRTYRRPCTFYDDVAVHVELAQPFCATLRQTLTDAAPKLETTSDTVVHASATYVCIEGPSLSTQAESQLYRTWGGDLVGLTAMPEARLAREAELHYALIALPTDHDSWRSQPVGQEPEALLPQFTQRLDAVTAHGAALLRRALPRIAGTPATCRCDSALALAIFTDRTRIPAEVKSRLRPLLGRYLPSGLV
- a CDS encoding ATP-grasp domain-containing protein, encoding MKARGRTLPSMLRPGEDLLKVEDRLWLLTAATGKGVYDFAFDRFFACRRPYVLPDEPIEVVARAGAWPDYAERYRELEAQGVRLVHSPEQHLLATELPHWYPLLEDLTPRSRWFDTPPDARTVEAQLGWPVFLKGARQTSRHRKSLSIIEGPEAFRQAMEAYAQDDILHWQQVVCRELRPLRRVDDTQGADALPRSFEFRTFWWRQQLVGFGPYWWQGTPYALTPQEERDALALAGEAARRVALPFLVVDVAQEVSGRWIVIECNDGQESGYVGVSPFALWQRVLDVERERAG
- a CDS encoding DMT family transporter; the encoded protein is MGASATGAVTPSAAPPPLGRVYAALTVQVLISAGTYLAAKRAMTELSPFTVVLWRFLVCGAAFVTLLAVTPGPKLPPRHAWPRIALLGLMGGPVNQTLFFSGLSRSTAAHAALFYALTPLGVYVASLVLGRERMSTRTTAGILTALVGVVVLLLGRGLASARGTLGGDLLILAAVVAWVVYTTEGKPLATEHGPLRATAWTMTVATLLQLPLAPFVLEPEAVWASSAAAKASIVYVGLMTSVVAYLLWSYALSKVTASRVAIFSNLQPAVTALVAWLFLDEALHWELALGGVLVLVGVRLTQSAPVKTAPVVVRAG